The following is a genomic window from Tachysurus fulvidraco isolate hzauxx_2018 chromosome 24, HZAU_PFXX_2.0, whole genome shotgun sequence.
GGCCTTGGTCCTGGGATCcccaagtttttaaaaaatccatACGGCCAAACACTGTAACTACGGACAAATAACAAACCACCTAATACAATGTGTTTTAAACTTTGACACAGTACAATACATCTAGTGGTTTCCACAGGAGTTCATTATTCCTGTCCTTTTGTTATGTGGGGAAGTTATTATAGATTTGACAGCACTTTCGAAAGATTGTGGCTGCTTATCATCtgacaaaacactgaacaaacctCAAACTTGACTCTTCTTGTAATTTTTAAACAagacagtgaggaaaaaaaagtccaaacaTTCAGTTTTAAAACACACTTCACTAATTAAACTAAAATTTTCACAGTATACTTACATTAACAAAAGAGTAACGACCAGTATGACTAGACTCCATGTCACAGACAGAGATGGTAGGAAACTCATTTCCAATCACGCCACACAAACAAGGCTCTAAGGAAAGGTCTGAATTGTCCAGCTGACAGTGGAGCTTTAATGCTGCAGCAGATAACACCTACAGGAAATGTTATATAGAGAAAAAGTTGGTGCAAGTTCAAAAGTGTAGGCAGAGAAAGATACAGGTATACAATAAAGATGTGATAGCATGACCAAATAAGGAAGAAAACATGAGCAAAGTTTCAGGACGATGTAATACAACCTGCATGACTTTATGATGACCTCAGACCTGTTAATTATTAACTAGGGTTGAACTAGTCCTAATAACTAGACCAATAATCACAACACTGTCCaattataatatgaatatattccAATAATCCACGAATCCGTTTTCTTTTTGCATCTGCTAAGCAGAATAATGATCCTGTCAGCAGTCATGTTTAATTCTTTCCTGAATGAATAATGTCAGTGTTGCTGTACTGGTCCGTGGTGGTGCAGCAGGAGCTCACTTTGAATCGGAAGCTCTCTGTTTACTGGTCAGTCTATGTCTCAGTCCTTGTATATGGTCATTATGGACCTACAGGATTTTAGGATTGCTCTTTGTGATACAAGAAAAATCTCAGCATTATCTCTCTGGCCAGCCGCTTGTACAGTTGTATCTGGGACATCCCACCGGAAAGGGACCCTAAAGTAGACACAGGAGTTCCCGCTGGAGGAAtttaaactgtttgtgtttGGGAATATCTGGGAATCTTGAGAATCTAAGGCTGGAGATAAAGTCTGGATGAATCTtttcagcagacagacagacagacagacagaaataaacaaaggctAGGGGGTTTAAGCTTCATCACCACTACTGCTGGGTCATTGAGCATTGCAGTTTGATGTTATACTGAGTGCATTTGCATTTTTgtgggcattcactaaattccagtgGTTTCGTTAAAACGACGTAAAGTGGGGTTTTggaaaacgccctctttcaaaaaaaaaaaaaaaaaaagagcgtaCCTACGAttgataatgaaggacaaaacaatcatacaggtagattttatattttagatctattatgctttattgtcttacagttaagctgtttttgaagaaaaaaaaaaacaatcaaaaactacggttatggttagggttagattatcaaataggccacgcctacccgatgacgcaatatctgttacgctgttccaAAATCCCCCCAAAATGCCTTGTGATCTGTGTGCAATACATTTCCCCATCGGGGCGCTCATGCGCAGAGGAGGGCAGTGTGTTCTGGGAGCGCCAGGTGAAGCACTCAAAAGTTTAGAAAAGTAAAACATTACTTTGCGTTACATTTTCTTCAAAATCAAGTGAAACAaaaaaagtcgcatcaaatcaaCACACGTTTACACGCGCGAGATTCTGCGTGTCATAACACGTGTGATACTCAAGggcataaatttcatttaaggggggggggggtataaactttctcatgagcaatttttgaagggggacacaaataatacagactaattgtacttataaagacgtcctcacagtgaaaaactttgcttttatcattattattgtagcatggagacgcgtcattatggttattttcaaagtttttctcaggttcaatcatatgacaaagcagatttttttcaaaactatttatttgtgttgtttgtgttgtttacagttaagccaccgacatacaataaaatataaacatgactgttattgtggaaaatatatatataaaataagtaatgttttgtaacaaaatcaattattaaataatcactttacagtaactgctctatgtataaaaacaacaaaacggctttggcgtgttagttacagtgcactatgtaacAAGCTactgtaaacaagctattgtaaacaagctaacgttaactagataggtcagattttaatcgctaatatataGCGGATTCaaggaaaattacatcggtaatcagcatttttgccacaactaatttatgaatgataaatgtctgcatcaactacattaaagagaatcactttatttaaagtgaataaaatcccctacttaatggagttgaacattaactgagccgcagctACACACCTGTCTCGTGTGTACAGAGTAGGTGAGATAAACTGGGAAaacaggcagtgggtcaaaccactgtgaggaaggggagggggaactcaactgtttctaaatgcagtttttgcggggtttttttctattacacaattatttaggtatatatacatatattttcacaATAGAGTGCGCGGGGTTTGTGTGGGGGTACATGTCCCCGCCGTCCCGCCCGTGAAAGCTGAATATGTGGTTTTTTTAATGGGCATCTTGAACAATCGCTACAATACAAAAGAAGAATAGTAAACAGACAAGACGACATCCTTTATTGGAGAGCGTTCATGTAATGCTAAAAATAAGTGTTCTTTCTCTGGATTATCACTTGTGCCATCCAAGTAAATATTTCCAATTAAGTGACTTACACTGAATTAAGCaacatatatatagtatattttaaaatttactGTATTTCACTATCAATACAGCTAATGGATTAGGGCATTGCAATCACAGACAGTGAAATAATGCTGAACTATTGAGCATTGTGAGTTCTTGGAACAAACTTCAGAGTCACAGGAACTTTTGGTTGAAAAAGAGCATTAAGCTGAATGGGTAtctgaaacagaagagaaaaaataagtCCTGGATTAAGCATGGGTGAATTAAGCATTATCGTTTGTTTTATACACGATCTATATGTCATTTAGTGAGAAGAAAGCATTAATGAAAGACCTGCGTCTCTTTGCACGTCTCCACACTGAAGTTCTGAAGCAGCTTCACCATCACCAGTTTCATGATCATCAGAGCAAACCTCATTCCCACGCAGTTACGAGGGCCGAGACCAAACGGCATAAACTGGTAGGGGCTGATTTCATTCTCGGGACTGAACCTTTAAAGAAATCAGAGACATCACACTGTTAGAAATGCATCTTTAGGTTATTCCTGTCTCAGTGTAGAAGTTATGTGTGTGCAATGATTCTGTGACGTGGGACATCGCTAGCACAAGTGCTACAACTGCTAGCAcagttcaattcatttcaattcaattcatctCAAACAAAACAAGATATCACTGTCTATTGTTCTTCTTTTTGGTTGTTCAAATGAAGACATTGCCACAATAGATCATTAATCCATATATTTGATTTGACAAAGGGGCTTTACGCTGAATTCACTTCATGAACAATGCTCCCATTTTAATCCAAAtttgggactggcactgagagtaAACTGGCTTGTGCAACCCCCAGTGGTTAGGTCTGTTCCCTGCCCGTGGTAAGAGTGCTAGAACCTAGCTTCTAGACCTCCAGAGAACAATAGCTTTCacttttagtaaataaaaataaaagagcaaGAACTCCCCCTTTATTCACCATTATTAATTggttcatttcaaatccattgtgCTGTTGTATCGAGGCAGTACATGCTTACATTACATACCTGCATATATACACTAGCTCCACTATATTGGGTAGTTGAATGGACTTATGAATAATGGACGAAAAACATGTCTATGAAAGAAGTTTCCTTACAAATAAATCTTGGATGCTGTTGAAGATTAAAAAGCAAGTTGTTCTGAATAGATTTTATTATTCCATTTTAATAATATAGAGAGAATAAACTAACCCTAGCAGTTTTTGCTAATTCTgactataataataaagctacacaattacactacaaaacaaatacaaaattaaaaaataatatctaTGGGACAATTGTGTGATGGAGGAGCCATACTACCTCTCAGGTTTGAACTCTTCAGGAGACTCCCAGAGCTGTGGATCCCTGTGCAGAACGTACGTAGGAATAGCGACCAGAGTGTTTTTAGGAATGGTGATTCCATTGAGCTCTATAGCCTTCTTGCACATCCTCTCCAGACGGGGAGCAGTCGGCAGGAGACGCATCGACTCATTAATGGCCATGTCCAGGTACTCAAACTTCATCAACGCTTCGTATGTCACTGGAGCCTGAAAAATGGGGATTCATTATCATTATCTGGGGATTCGTTAATCCATCATTTCATTAATTGGTCAACCTCTTTATATTGGTCAGGATATCGATCCTATCACAGGAACACTCACTGGAATGTGAGTGAACCGTAGTGCACCATGAACAAACATTCAAACACTCATTTAAACCTAGGAAAAATATAACACAGCTCATCCACCTACTAGCATGTTATCGGATGGTTAGATGGAACCTTAGaacccacacaaacatataaatgtCCACAAAGACAGTAATCCAAGCTTGAGAGTTTGAAAATGGGACCCAGGAGATACGAGTTACTCTGCAATATATaatcaatatataaatatgcttACATCATGAGGAAAGCTTGTGTCAATCTCCTCCACCAGTTTGCTCATGCAGTCAGGGTTTATTGTGAGATTATATAGTAGATAGGTAAGGGTGGTGCTGGTGGTCTCATATCCTCCCAGGATGAAAATGAAGGACTGGGAAAGAATCTCATGATCGGTCAAGCCTGTAAAAGACAACCAAGGccaaatatttctttaaaacaagAACAGGAAAGCTTTTGTAGGATTGTTCTACTTTCCTGGAAATTTCCTGTACAGTCATGGCCAAACGTTTTAACATTGAAAtaaattttgtgttttgcaaAGTTTGCTGCTTCAGTATTTGAAGATTATTTTCCACGTTTCTATGGTATATTGGAAAACTCTGATAAGCATTCCATGAGTTTTAAAGGCTTTTAatggaaaaaacattaaatatatgcaAACAGTCAATATTTATAGTGTTGATCCTTGTTCTTCATAACATTTGCAATTCGCTCTGTCATGCTGGATATTAGCTTCTGGGACAAATCCTGACTAATGGTGTTCCATTCTTGCCTTATTAGTGCTCGGAGTTGATCACAATTTGTGGGCTTCTGCTTTTCAACTCGCCTTTCGAGGATTGACCACAGGTTCTCTATGGAATCGGGATCCGGAGAGTTGCCTTGCCACGATCCACGAATGTACTTATCTTTGAGTCAGTTCGTTATCACTCTTGCCATGTAACATGGGGCTTTGGTTGAAAAGAAACCCCACACATGGATGGTCTCAGGATGCTTCACTATTGCATGACACAGGACTCCTGGTAGTGTTCATATTTTCTTCTTGATTCTACAATCGATTTTCCAGATGTCCCAAACAGTCAGAAGGGAacctaattcattcattcattcattttgtaccgcttatccgaacttctcgggtcacggggagcctgtgcctatctcaggtgtcatcgggcatcaaggcaggatacaccctggacggagtgccaacccatcgcagggcacacacacactctctcaagaAGGGAACTTCATCAGAGAAAATAACCTTGCACCAGTCTTCTGGTGTCCAACGTCCTGAAGTTTTTGATGATCCGGTAAATGGTTCCATCAGGTTCAATATTCTTTTTAGGAATTTCCTTGCATGTGAGGCCAATTTGATGCAAAGCAATGATTGCTGCACCTCTTTCTTCGGGGGACACCATTGCTAACATGAATCCAATAATTGGAAGCACTTCTTCCCTCCTTTTATAATGATCAGTCTGCTCTTAAAATCTAATCAGTATGATAGTGATTTcgcaaaacacaaaattatatCACTGCCAAAACTTTCGACTGTATATTTACCTTTGCTTGGTTGATCATCTTCTTTCTCAGCTTGTTCGTCAGATATTTGGCTTTGAATCATGAGCTGCAGAAAGTCCACTCGCCTCTGAACGGAAAGAAAAGAGCACAAATTTAACACCACTTCTGTGTAGGTATATTTGCAACATAATACTGGGATTGTTAGAAGATATTATAGAATGTATatttacttcacacacacacacattttcattcGTGTTGTGCTGGTCTTTGATCTTCTTAAGCGCACTGTAGAAAAAGTCCATAGCTGACTTTGAAAACAAGGTCAGTCCCAGTTTGGACAAAAATGAAGCAGCAAAAGGAAAGATGGCTGAAAACCAAAATGGACATTAAAGCATAACAGTTAAACTTGCATTACAAAGGTTGATTTGACTCAGATGCAATTTTGTTCAGACTAATCAGAACACCAatcattccattttatttttgagaCACTTAAGGCAAGGTTTAAACAAGATCTAGTTTCTTTGGTATTTCCGATTTCCTGTTTCACCAACACGGGTGTTTTTTATTTGACGTGTCAAATTTGATTAGTCAAATCCCGATTTCTTTTCACAATTAAGAGACTGGATCTGtgtaaaaaatgtacattaacatTTGTACTGTTTCATTTAAAGGTTTAACCTTTAATGCATTCATTGCACTCTTTACTAAATCCAGTAACATAATATAGGACTTACTAATTATCAGGAATAAGGGACTAAAGAAGTTGAAGTTGAAAAATTTCTTGATCTGGGCAACAAATGCATCATTAGGGTTGTTAATAGAATCGATTTCAACGCTGAAGGAGGCACTGGTGACCACATCCATGCTATAGGGAGCAAAGatgctgaaaaaagaaagaattctctcaaacatttacattatcaatacatacatacattcgcATTTATACTCTTCAAACAGAGGCCTCTGGGATTGCTTAACAAATTGAGATGCAGACTCACATTGTTAAAGTTACTCCCATTGTCAGGGACCACCTAGAAGCTGCCCAACGGGAGCAGCAGCAAAAATGTAACCGACCAGCGATGCCAAGAGAGGTCTCACCAAGGGACCAGGTGCTGCTTCTCAACCCCAGCTCTGCCTGCAAATTCCTGGCAAAGTGGCAGGGCATTAGATGCACAAGTATGCCAAACGCTACAGGTGGGGTCATCAAGGAGACCGTCAGCCCTTGGTCCAGGCCCTTTGTGGTGGTGCCGAAGCCTGATTGCTCCCTCTGTCTATGTTGCAACTTCTGGATAACATAACCAGGCCTCCGTGGTCGAAAGCAAACCCCTCCGCTGTCTCAACAACCTGGTGGAGAGGTTAGGGAAAGCCCAGTGGCTAATAGATATCATACGAAGACCACACCGACAGTTTGCACTACCTATTCACACCACTAGCACCACCTGGGGGAGGTCCCGGGTGTGGGCTGATGACTATCCCCAAGAAATGCCATCTGAGGCTGAGCAAGGCACTGTACCTGGGGTATTGCTTCGGCTGGAGTCTCCTCATACCCCAGGAAAAGTAAGTGGAGGACCACCAAGAATCAGGTACGTACATTTTTGGGGTTGGCAGGGTACTACTGACAATTTGTGCCTAGATTCTCTTCTATAGCTTCACCCCTCTCAGACCCAGGCAAAGTTCcaggaggaaaagaaagagtaGCATGGGGTGCAGCACTTACAGGGAGCTATGGGGTCCTTAGGCATGCAAATTAATGTGCGTTTGTCCTCTACAGGAACTCCAGATGAGTCCAAATATGATGCCGATCCCTG
Proteins encoded in this region:
- the LOC125140143 gene encoding cytochrome P450 3A27-like isoform X3, whose translation is MTPPVAFGILVHLMPCHFARNLQAELGLRSSTWSLGETSLGIAGRLHFCCCSRWAASRWSLTMGVTLTIIFAPYSMDVVTSASFSVEIDSINNPNDAFVAQIKKFFNFNFFSPLFLIITIFPFAASFLSKLGLTLFSKSAMDFFYSALKKIKDQHNTNENVCVCERRVDFLQLMIQSQISDEQAEKEDDQPSKGLTDHEILSQSFIFILGGYETTSTTLTYLLYNLTINPDCMSKLVEEIDTSFPHDAPVTYEALMKFEYLDMAINESMRLLPTAPRLERMCKKAIELNGITIPKNTLVAIPTYVLHRDPQLWESPEEFKPERFSPENEISPYQFMPFGLGPRNCVGMRFALMIMKLVMVKLLQNFSVETCKETQIPIQLNALFQPKVPVTLKFVPRTHNAQ
- the LOC125140143 gene encoding cytochrome P450 3A27-like isoform X2 is translated as MSFLPSLSVTWSLVILVVTLLLIYSVWPYGFFKNLGIPGPRPWPFLGTFLSYRKGFYNFDMACFKKFGKVWGIYDGRQPILMTLDLEMIKTIMVKECFSTFTNRRDTNLDLAGPFADGITVVKDEKWKRIRASLSPFFTSGRLKEIFPITEKYADRFIDNLKKRNPGESIKIKDIFAPYSMDVVTSASFSVEIDSINNPNDAFVAQIKKFFNFNFFSPLFLIITIFPFAASFLSKLGLTLFSKSAMDFFYSALKKIKDQHNTNENRRVDFLQLMIQSQISDEQAEKEDDQPSKGLTDHEILSQSFIFILGGYETTSTTLTYLLYNLTINPDCMSKLVEEIDTSFPHDAPVTYEALMKFEYLDMAINESMRLLPTAPRLERMCKKAIELNGITIPKNTLVAIPTYVLHRDPQLWESPEEFKPERFSPENEISPYQFMPFGLGPRNCVGMRFALMIMKLVMVKLLQNFSVETCKETQIPIQLNALFQPKVPVTLKFVPRTHNAQ
- the LOC125140143 gene encoding cytochrome P450 3A56-like isoform X1, translated to MSFLPSLSVTWSLVILVVTLLLIYSVWPYGFFKNLGIPGPRPWPFLGTFLSYRKGFYNFDMACFKKFGKVWGIYDGRQPILMTLDLEMIKTIMVKECFSTFTNRRDTNLDLAGPFADGITVVKDEKWKRIRASLSPFFTSGRLKEIFPITEKYADRFIDNLKKRNPGESIKIKDIFAPYSMDVVTSASFSVEIDSINNPNDAFVAQIKKFFNFNFFSPLFLIITIFPFAASFLSKLGLTLFSKSAMDFFYSALKKIKDQHNTNENVCVCERRVDFLQLMIQSQISDEQAEKEDDQPSKGLTDHEILSQSFIFILGGYETTSTTLTYLLYNLTINPDCMSKLVEEIDTSFPHDAPVTYEALMKFEYLDMAINESMRLLPTAPRLERMCKKAIELNGITIPKNTLVAIPTYVLHRDPQLWESPEEFKPERFSPENEISPYQFMPFGLGPRNCVGMRFALMIMKLVMVKLLQNFSVETCKETQIPIQLNALFQPKVPVTLKFVPRTHNAQ